In a genomic window of Phycodurus eques isolate BA_2022a chromosome 2, UOR_Pequ_1.1, whole genome shotgun sequence:
- the LOC133417652 gene encoding gastrula zinc finger protein XlCGF57.1-like, whose amino-acid sequence MWAKSVKEEQYEEEFAGTEEKERQSQQLDAVFKKPQVVLRRADLSEEDRHPEQQEWSSRYEPGSRRIKEEEEPASRCIKEEEEDADITELPWSCVIVKLEGDGEDHCGGSQAESFLAPRSHSGDTTSDDDDEEEEEEEEEFSKGDMSHDRDNKHLKCSQCDKTFSTKYALRVHKRTHAGKERFSCSFCGKRFIQKGHFNAHTRTHTGEKPFSCSVCGKRFTQKGHFNAHTRTHTGEKPFSCSVCGKKFTQKGHFNTHTRTHTGEKPFACSVCGKRFTQKGYLGTHARTHTGENPFACSICGLTLTQKSNLIIHTRTHTGEKPFACSVCGKSFSIKKSLIVHTRTHTGEKPFACSVCGHSFSTKGHLRRHTRTHTGEKPFSCLVCGLRLTQKNNLTKHMRTHTGEKPFACSVCGKTFAQKAQLNTHTRTHTGEKPFSCSVCTYSFSERSKLVKHMRTHTGEKVYCCSVCDERFSHKYQLDKHGCFGQPLMALSIV is encoded by the exons ATGTGGGCAAAAAGTGTGAAAGAAGAACAGTACGAGGAGGAATTCGCTGGAACTGAAGAAAAAGAGCGACAAAGTCAACAACTGGACGCCGTTTTCAAGAAGCCTCAAGTTGTGTTACGCAGGGCAG ACCTCAGTGAAGAAGATCGTCATCCTGAGCAGCAGGAGTGGAGCTCCAGATACGAGCCAGGTTCCCGCCgaatcaaagaggaagaggagccagCGTCCCGCTGCattaaagaagaggaggaggacgctGACATCACTGAGTTGCCTTGGTCTTGCGTCATTGTGAAGCTTGAAGGTGATGGAgaagaccactgtggaggatcacaagcagaaaGCTTCTTAGCGCCACGATCACATAGTGGCGACACAACatcagatgatgatgatgaggaggaggaggaggaggaggaggaattcTCTAAAGGTGATATGTCTCATGACAGGGACAACAAACACTTGAAGTGCTCCCAGTGTGACAAAACGTTTAGTACAAAGTACGCTTTGAGAGTGCACAAGAGAACACACGCTGGAAAGGAACGATTCTCCTGCTcattttgtggtaaaagattcattCAGAAGGGGCATTTCAACGcacacacaaggacacacactggggagaagcctttttcctgctcggtttgtggtaaaagattcactcagaagggacatTTCAACGcacacacaaggacacacactggggagaagcctttttcctgctcagtttgtggtaaaaaattcactcagaagggacatttcaacacacacacgaggacacacactggagagaagccttttgcctgctcagtttgtggtaaaagattcactcagaaagGATATTTGGGAACACACGCAaggacacacactggagaaaatcCTTTTGCTTGCTCAATTTGTGGTCTTACACTTACTCAGAAGTCCAATTTAATAATTCACACGaggacacacactggagagaaaccttttgcttgctcagtttgtggtaaaagtttCTCAATCAAGAAAAGTTTAATAGTCCacacgagaacacacactggggagaagccttttgcctgctcagtttgtggtcataGCTTTTCTACAAAGGGACATTTAAGacgacacacaagaacacacactggagagaaacctttttcctgcttagTGTGTGGTCTTCGATTAACTCAAAAGAATAATTTAACTAAgcacatgagaacgcacactggggagaaaccttttgcgtgctcggtttgtggtaaaacattcgCTCAGAAGGCccaattaaacacacacacaagaacacacacaggggagaaacccttttcctgtTCAGTCTGCACCTACAGCTTCAGTGAACGTTCAAAACTGGTTAagcacatgagaacacacactggtgagaaagtgtactgctgcagtgtgtgtgatgAAAGATTCTCTCATAAGTATCAGCTTGACAAACATGGGTGTTTTGGTCAACCACTGATGGCTTTGAGTATTGTATAA